The DNA sequence GCACACAAACCTACAATAACTTTTATATAACCCACAGCTCACAGCAACTTTTTCAGAAGGCGTGGGTCAACCAAACAGGCTGTAAATCGACGGCACCTAGATCCTGCTGAAACCAACGCTGACCGTGGCAAAATTTTACTGCCAgtagggctttgtttagttaaaaaaaatttgcaaaatttttcagattttccgtcacatcaaaactTTAGACACTTGCAtagattattaaatatagataaaaataaaaactaattacacagtttggtcggaattgacgagacgaatcttttgagcctagttagttcatgattggacaatatttgtcaaatataaacggaagtgctactatttctattttgaaaaaaaatttggaactaaacaaggcctagattatAAAAAATCTGACCAATAGACTGTTCAGGTCCTGGACGACTACTGCCAATGGACGAGCTCGTGATGAGAGCCTATTTATTTGCTGATGTGTGGTAGCATTTGGATCAGTTTTTAGTCCGCTCACATACGAGAAGGATAATAGGTGCCGGCAGGTACAACACCAAGGAGAGAAGAGACGAAATGGTCTTTGTCGCAGTCCGTTCACGTGCTAGAGGGAGAAGGTACCGGTAGGTACAACAccgaggagagaagagaagaaatggtCTTTTTTTTTACAACGGCGACATTTATATAACACTAAAGCACGGTACAACAGTGTGGTAAAAGCATTCTCAAATTACAGAGCAAGTTCAAGTAAAAAGGAACTGCAGATCTTCAACGACGAGAAATGGTCTTTGTTGCATCGAAGAAGGTAGAGAGAAAGACACTAGGTGGTGACGTGACTTGATAAGTTCTATTTAGATAAAGCAGAACATATAGTAGATAGCAGATTGGCACCACCACAAcactttattaaataaaaagagtaattttgtaattttttgacatatagtagatagtagattgGCATTTAACTTTGTGAACAGCACTAGAGTACAAATTTGTAATTTTTGTATTACATGAATCTGATAAAACCAGATAACCAATTAACAATTAACCAATGAACACAAATTCATACTCATGGATAGGACGAAAGGTCACATGATATTACAATGATAATAGCAGAGAGCTATGTACTCATGATCTAGCAGACATATATACTGTACATAGTGAACATGATCTCTCTAGAAagcaccgccgccaccgccaccaaagccgccgcctccgccaccaccaccaccatcaccaccaccgccaccaaagccggcgccgccaccaccaccaccatcgccgccaccgccaccaaagccgccgcctccgccaccaccatcaccaccaccgccaccaaagccgccaccaccaccaccatcgccgccaccaccaccaaagTCGCCACCAACACCACCATCACCCCCACCCGCACCGCCAAACCAGTCGCCCCCgcctccaccatcaccacctCCACCGTCTTCAaggtcaccaccaccaccaccatccatACCGCCTCCACCgtgaccccctcctcctccatgcCCACCTCCACCTCCGCTGTAGCCACACAAGAACCTTTGGATCATCGCAATGACTACCAGTAACACCATCCCGGCTATCGCAATGCCAAAAATGGCACCAGGACTAAGACCACTCATGTTGTGACGAACACGTTGAGTACAGACAGAGAGAAGGCAGCAGGACTATTCGGTAGGCTGGCAGCAGCTGGAAATAATGTATACCGAACAGGTATATATATTGCTGGTCCGGACGCGTTCGCGGAGCCAGACTcagtcaaaagtcaaagccatgAGGCCGGTTGATCTAGACCCGTGTCAAAATTAGCGACCAAACAACATATTTATACTGTGACCATCGTCATATATTACGTGTGCTGAGTGGCTATGTTGTACTGTTGTGCACCGAGCAAAGCAGCGACGACAGGAACACGCAACATACGGACGACGACGACCACCACCACGCCGGGTTTAATTTCTTGTGGCCGTACGTTTCTACTAGATATTCTGATACAGGGATCGATCGGTTCGATCTCCCAATCCAACGGACCAATCATCTCCCACGAGATTCTGTTACTGTGGACTTCTGATTTTACTGTGCTAGATTCTCTGCTTCTTGCCCGTTCCCTTCTGTTTGAAGCTGATATTACTGGCTTCTGCTATTCGGTAACAAAGGTCCACCGTATAGACTAGGATTCCTGCTTTTAACATCTCTTCTCCACTCTTCTCGTGGTTTCCGTCCTCGTCCAATCGTCCTCCGCCGCTGTCGCGAGCCCTCCGTCTCTCCCCTACACCGCTCCTCCCTCTCGTCTCTCTCCTTCCCTCTCCCACTCGGATCTCCCTCAGCACTCGCAGAGGCTCGCTGCGATGGGGCCCATGGCGGGGCTCCATGCCCTCGCCCACCTTTCCCTACgcatggcggcggcgctgtcgcCGCTCGCAGTGACTGGGCTTTCACCGTCGTCTTTGCCGTACTCGCTGTACTCCTCTCCACTGGCGACCTACCTCTGCATAGCTTCAGCCACTACCTCACTAATGACTGGATCCGCGGCGTCTTCGCGGGGCGTCCATAGGTATGTTTTGTTCTACATCCTATCTCTGTCTCCCTCATGTTCTCTTCCAGATCTCAAAGGCTACAGGTTAAAGCTCCAAGGTAGCGACACACAGGGTCTTCACTTTCCTGTCCACTCGAAGGCGAAGCTGACCCAGTCTGCTGGTGTATGGCCTGAGGGCCTTCCTTCAAATCTAAATGGTGGGAAATCCGATTGTTGATTTGAGGTAACAGGATCTCGATTTTGGGTTGGGGATTTCGATGTTGGTTTCAGAATCTCGATTCTGGGCTTGTGGATTTCGATTTGGACAATGACAAGTTCAATTTTGATTTTGCCTTTCCTCTTCAGGTCTGTCGAGTGGGACAACGAGCTGGGAGTTGTGAATTTGTGCCTTAACCAAGTTCCGTATTCAGGATTGTTGGTAGCAGCTGGTAGCCTGGCAACTTCTGCTAATCTTGAACATGAAGGTCACGGTCTAGCTTTGAAAACATACTGACTAATTAACAAAATATTTTGTGTGTCCAATTAAAATGAGGAAATTGGTAGGCATTTCCATCAAATGACTAAGTGGTATTCCTTTGGTCTGTATGTTGACCACAGTGACAAGTCGCAAAAAACGAGCCCAAGGACGGAGGCCTGAAGCCATTTCCAACAGGTTAGTGGCCTGGATAGTATGCCGGTATCTGTGTGTTATTTTGGTGTGTACTAATCCCAAAATGGTCCTGTACCAATAGAAAAAGGAATACACATTAATACTAAATATTTAACAAGTCTTGGTGATGGTAAATACTGATGAAATACTGTACCAAAGCATTGTAATGTGTTACAGTATATGTGTCCATTGTTAAACCTGATGCCTTTGGCTCCTTCTTGGCTTTGTTTCTCTGTTGTCTTGCCTTCTCAAAAGCACCATTTGTTACAATATCTGCTTCCATTGCAGAGGCAGATGCCTTTGGGTCATTCTTGCCATTTTTTCTCTGTTGTGTTGCCTTCTCAAACCCAGCAACTGGTCTCCCGGATCCACAAGTTAATTTCTCCTTAACCTTGACACATTTTGGTTTAATAGCCTGATCTTACTGTTGTATAGCTGGGGAAAAAATTGTTAGAAAACTTGATAACAGTTAGATTATGTTGCATATGTGGATGAGCAGGACTGTCCATATTTGTATCGGATCTTGCTTTTACGCTGGTCTCCACATCTTGTGCTAATTTCTATGCATTATTCACAGGTATGTCTGATCACATTCTACAGGTCGAGCAGCTAAGTGAAGATACATTCTGCTTAAGTCTTTTCTATGTTTTGATAGCTTCGCTTTTGGGTCTTCATGTATCTCAACATTACTCTTTATGAGAAGCACTTTTACATCAATCGTCCATTTGTGTGGTATGTACTGTTTAGGATTTTTTTTGATATTGTTAATATCAAGAATCTTCGATGCATGGCAGCATAGGATTGCAGCAAATTCATACTTATTGTCTCCCAGCTATTTACCTTCCAGTTGtaccctgcttattagatattCTATTATCCTAAACCATATTGTATAAGATTTTTAGTTTCTGAGCCTTGCCTACTAAGTCTTTGAGAAAAATTAGATATGCCAATTTGGGATGCAACCAAGTGCTATTATTATGATGGGTGTATATATCTATATGGTACCTCTGTGCTTAGTTCATGTCAAAAGCTTTTTTTGCTGATGCACCGTCAGCTGTCAGCGGTGCAAATGATGAAAATCTGATGAAAATAACATCATGCAGGTAGACAATATAGGCTGATGACCTTGCTCACCTATTAGCGTACTTACCATTATAATTTGTTCCTCGGATTTTGTGTTTATATATGTTTAataattttgtttttttgcAGGTTCTAATTTCTATGATTGCTCTTGTTATACAATATATTCAGTACAGACTCATGCCCTATCTGGTTGTATGTAACTATCAGGACCGCATCATCGTACAAGAGGTAACTATTTTTTGGCATGCCTTGCAAAGTTCAACCACTTCTTGTCAGTTTCTAGGCATAGGATTATTGTATAAGTCTGAAGCCATGTCATCACGGTTCTGAAATCACATAAACTGTGGTTAACTAAAACGCTGCACTCTATATGTTCTAATAGGTGTGACACATATCCTGCTGAGAGCTTCTACCATCTTTTCTTCCCGCACATAGTCCTCTAATATAGCACATAGTTAGCTCTGAACCAGGTGAAAAATGTTGTGCTCTGTTCTCCTATTTTTTGCCAACTATCGCCTCTTCAGATGCTACATAACCC is a window from the Sorghum bicolor cultivar BTx623 chromosome 5, Sorghum_bicolor_NCBIv3, whole genome shotgun sequence genome containing:
- the LOC110435667 gene encoding uncharacterized protein LOC110435667, which produces MVGNPIVDLRSVEWDNELGVVNLCLNQVPYSGLLVAAGSLATSANLEHEVTSRKKRAQGRRPEAISNSFAFGSSCISTLLFMRSTFTSIVHLCGSNFYDCSCYTIYSVQTHALSGCM